Proteins encoded by one window of Prosthecobacter vanneervenii:
- a CDS encoding PIG-L deacetylase family protein: MTRTILAIGAHYDDCPFGIPGTLLRAVQKHQRVVILSLIGDYTNWPPVKGREQGLLELSKQLAAERGIEMRFLGYKSLGFEPTLETKRAVAEVVAEVKPDTAFMLWPRDRHPDHEAASAICHAALYQPARLLGRDDVKSPSKVFWYDNGPGHTIGFEPDTFVDVTAEWPAASEWLGRLMAYVRKEDYDPAKADAAMETKSVLSRYRGLTCGARYAEAFKSVKPVVNAEF; the protein is encoded by the coding sequence ATGACACGCACCATTCTGGCCATCGGCGCGCATTATGACGACTGCCCTTTCGGTATCCCCGGAACTCTGCTGCGGGCCGTGCAGAAGCATCAGCGGGTGGTCATTCTGAGCCTGATCGGTGACTACACCAACTGGCCACCCGTCAAAGGCAGGGAGCAGGGACTGCTAGAGCTCTCCAAGCAACTGGCTGCTGAGCGTGGCATCGAGATGCGTTTTCTAGGCTACAAGAGCCTGGGCTTTGAGCCCACGCTGGAAACCAAGCGAGCGGTGGCTGAAGTGGTGGCGGAGGTGAAGCCGGACACGGCTTTCATGCTGTGGCCGCGTGACCGCCACCCCGATCATGAAGCGGCGAGCGCCATCTGCCATGCCGCCTTGTATCAGCCAGCGAGACTGCTGGGAAGGGATGATGTGAAGTCTCCCTCGAAGGTCTTCTGGTATGACAATGGTCCCGGACACACCATCGGCTTCGAGCCGGACACGTTTGTCGATGTCACGGCCGAATGGCCTGCCGCCAGTGAATGGCTGGGCCGCCTGATGGCCTACGTGCGCAAGGAGGACTATGATCCTGCGAAGGCGGATGCTGCCATGGAGACGAAGAGCGTGCTTTCGCGTTATCGTGGGCTGACCTGTGGAGCCAGATATGCAGAGGCTTTCAAAAGCGTGAAGCCTGTGGTGAACGCGGAATTTTGA
- a CDS encoding polysaccharide lyase yields the protein MRALLLLALLSLQTSQAAELPLTITLGGQPGPYSIPRWKSDWPGCQFEGGIAQGRVEVVQSNALKWLRVNFAVGKIGPEQGGAGWRMPFGKHEEAVLSYTMRFSKDFDFVKGGKLPGLCGGPENVSGGRRATGTNGFSARLMWRKEGRGEAYVYHKNQKGDYGDSFAFPSDFRFPTEVPILVRISVTMNTMGKRDGTLSVWIDGKRLVKKTDMEWRTVDSFGVDGLYFETFHGGGDSSWAPTHACWAEFTEMKVVP from the coding sequence ATGCGTGCGCTGCTGCTCCTAGCTCTTCTTTCTCTGCAAACCTCCCAAGCGGCCGAACTGCCGCTGACGATCACTCTGGGCGGGCAGCCAGGGCCTTACTCGATTCCAAGATGGAAAAGCGACTGGCCGGGGTGCCAATTCGAAGGCGGCATTGCCCAAGGGCGTGTGGAGGTGGTGCAGAGTAATGCACTCAAGTGGCTGCGGGTAAACTTTGCCGTGGGAAAGATCGGACCCGAGCAGGGCGGTGCTGGCTGGCGCATGCCCTTTGGGAAGCATGAGGAGGCGGTGCTCAGCTACACGATGCGATTCAGCAAAGATTTTGATTTCGTCAAAGGCGGCAAGCTGCCGGGGCTCTGCGGCGGGCCGGAAAACGTGAGCGGCGGTCGAAGGGCCACGGGCACGAACGGCTTTTCGGCGAGGCTGATGTGGCGCAAAGAAGGGCGCGGTGAAGCCTACGTGTACCACAAAAATCAAAAGGGAGACTATGGCGACAGCTTTGCCTTCCCGTCTGATTTTCGCTTTCCCACCGAGGTTCCGATTCTGGTGAGGATCTCCGTGACGATGAACACCATGGGAAAACGTGATGGCACGCTCTCCGTGTGGATCGATGGCAAGCGCCTGGTGAAGAAAACGGACATGGAATGGCGCACGGTGGACAGCTTTGGCGTGGATGGTCTTTACTTTGAAACCTTCCACGGCGGCGGCGATTCCTCATGGGCGCCCACGCATGCCTGCTGGGCGGAGTTTACGGAGATGAAGGTCGTTCCTTGA
- a CDS encoding FAD-dependent oxidoreductase, with translation MSLHRLFLFLGLTSSICAADFDLVIYGGTPSGLGAGITAAREGASVVVIEPTQWIGGMVTGGLTSTDVGKQETIGGFPREYFARAAALKPDTPMWYAEPAANMAAFQAMLKEAGVKVITAQALKSISKDGARITSLTTTDGTTYHGKEFIDASYEGDLMAAAKVSYIVGRESTAQYDEPLAGYHPMPIRPRTVEVMESDCPSIGGKGPSYIHGTPVSISGLDAQGKPIYGVFPDSKLTPGSADKRTQSYNFRICVTQREDIKIPFPKPASYDAAHYELLLRLIQAFPGIRFGRLFHLGKTANGKYDLNAQGLFSTDYPGANFDYPDGDAATRARIWQDHTDFIQGMLWFLGHDERVPQSLRDQANSWGLCKDEFADNAHWPYALYIREGRRMIGDYVMVQKDLQTDIFKNDSVGMGSFLIDCHIVQRILAEDGTVRDEGSFQDTPALPYQIPYRSLTPKQVECENLLVPVCLSASHIAYCSLRMEPVYMALGQASGLAAVMALKASTPVQKIDVPALQKKLLEQKAVLELAAMAKMIRSAKLPGIIMTEEFAERMGHWTASSYGAPVDGSSFHDANTEKGAKTITYRIKVPSSGKYDVRISYVSATNRASNVPVRIEHAGGTDTVMVNQRKAPAIDDLFISLGTYIFSAGKPAVITISNKDTDGIVGADAVQLIEVK, from the coding sequence ATGTCTTTGCATCGTTTGTTTCTGTTTCTCGGCCTCACTTCATCCATCTGCGCAGCAGATTTTGATCTCGTCATCTACGGCGGCACTCCGTCAGGACTGGGTGCGGGAATCACCGCCGCACGAGAGGGAGCTTCCGTGGTGGTGATTGAACCCACCCAGTGGATCGGCGGCATGGTGACAGGTGGGCTGACCAGCACAGACGTGGGCAAGCAGGAGACTATCGGCGGCTTTCCCCGTGAGTACTTCGCGCGTGCTGCGGCACTGAAGCCAGACACACCCATGTGGTATGCCGAGCCGGCTGCCAATATGGCCGCTTTCCAGGCCATGCTCAAAGAAGCCGGCGTGAAGGTGATCACAGCGCAGGCGCTCAAGTCGATCTCCAAAGACGGCGCACGCATCACCAGCCTGACCACCACTGATGGCACCACCTACCACGGCAAAGAATTCATCGACGCCAGCTATGAGGGTGATCTCATGGCAGCAGCCAAGGTAAGCTATATCGTCGGTCGCGAAAGCACCGCACAGTATGACGAGCCGCTGGCAGGCTACCACCCCATGCCCATCCGCCCGCGCACCGTAGAGGTGATGGAGAGCGACTGCCCAAGCATCGGTGGCAAAGGCCCGAGCTACATCCACGGCACCCCCGTGAGCATCTCCGGCTTGGATGCTCAGGGAAAGCCCATCTACGGCGTCTTTCCAGACTCCAAGCTCACCCCTGGCAGCGCTGACAAACGTACCCAGAGCTACAACTTCCGCATCTGCGTCACGCAGCGGGAGGACATCAAAATTCCTTTCCCCAAACCCGCCAGCTACGACGCTGCACACTACGAGCTGCTGCTGCGCCTCATCCAGGCTTTCCCCGGCATCCGCTTTGGTCGCCTGTTCCATCTTGGTAAAACCGCCAATGGCAAATACGACCTCAATGCGCAGGGGCTTTTCTCCACCGACTACCCCGGCGCCAATTTCGACTACCCCGATGGCGATGCCGCCACCCGCGCACGCATCTGGCAGGACCACACCGACTTCATCCAGGGCATGCTGTGGTTCCTCGGCCACGATGAGCGCGTGCCACAGAGCCTGCGCGATCAGGCGAACTCCTGGGGGCTATGCAAAGACGAGTTCGCCGACAACGCCCACTGGCCTTACGCCCTCTACATCCGCGAAGGCCGTCGCATGATCGGCGACTACGTCATGGTGCAGAAAGACCTGCAGACCGACATCTTCAAAAACGACTCCGTCGGCATGGGCAGCTTCCTCATCGACTGCCATATCGTGCAGCGCATCCTGGCCGAAGACGGCACGGTGCGGGATGAAGGGAGCTTTCAGGACACCCCAGCGCTGCCCTACCAGATCCCCTACCGCAGCCTGACCCCCAAGCAGGTGGAGTGCGAAAACCTGCTCGTCCCGGTATGCCTCTCCGCCAGCCACATCGCCTACTGCTCGCTGCGCATGGAGCCCGTGTACATGGCTCTGGGCCAGGCCTCAGGTCTTGCCGCTGTGATGGCGCTCAAAGCAAGCACCCCGGTGCAGAAGATCGATGTACCCGCCTTGCAGAAGAAACTGCTGGAACAAAAAGCCGTGCTCGAACTCGCCGCCATGGCCAAGATGATCCGCTCAGCCAAGCTGCCAGGTATTATCATGACGGAAGAGTTTGCCGAAAGAATGGGGCATTGGACCGCCAGCTCCTATGGAGCACCGGTGGATGGCTCGAGCTTCCACGATGCCAACACCGAGAAAGGTGCCAAGACCATCACCTACCGCATCAAGGTTCCGTCCTCAGGCAAGTATGACGTCCGCATATCCTATGTCTCTGCGACCAACCGTGCCAGCAACGTCCCCGTGCGCATCGAACACGCTGGCGGTACGGACACAGTGATGGTGAACCAACGCAAAGCCCCAGCCATCGACGACCTCTTCATCAGCCTGGGCACCTACATCTTTAGCGCGGGCAAGCCCGCCGTCATCACCATCAGCAACAAGGACACCGATGGCATTGTGGGCGCAGACGCCGTTCAGCTGATCGAGGTGAAATAA
- a CDS encoding DUF6807 domain-containing protein: MKLLLASFLLTSLASAAQFSVEKTATGGAIVKVDGQVFAEYVVDQANKPYLAPVFGPTGKQMTRNYPMANVEGEQHDHPHHRGICFGHEGINGIESWAERATFGESAKTADRVKSLGSEKHREFKTLEAKPDSAVLVSIIDYLDPSGKKYLEEERTMIFTAGEGTRSIEMKQILLATEGPVNFEDKKDAGLSIRVPTEMAVEIEKNKKGSGHIISSEGLTDADAWGKRAKWCDYYGTVGGEKLGVAMLNHPSSFRFPTPWHVRTYGLFTANPFGTKALDKNAPDGAYELKKGEYTLLRHLFYFHKGDEKEGKVAEAYEAFAKQ, from the coding sequence ATGAAACTCCTCCTCGCCTCTTTCCTCCTCACCTCGCTCGCCAGCGCGGCCCAGTTCTCCGTTGAAAAAACCGCCACAGGCGGTGCCATCGTCAAGGTGGACGGGCAGGTCTTCGCCGAATACGTCGTGGATCAGGCCAACAAGCCCTACCTCGCCCCTGTCTTTGGCCCCACTGGCAAGCAGATGACCCGCAACTACCCGATGGCCAATGTCGAGGGCGAGCAGCACGACCACCCGCATCATCGTGGCATCTGCTTTGGCCACGAGGGCATCAATGGCATCGAGTCCTGGGCCGAGCGCGCCACCTTTGGCGAATCCGCCAAGACTGCTGACCGTGTGAAATCGCTGGGCAGCGAGAAGCACCGCGAATTCAAAACCCTCGAAGCCAAGCCAGACTCTGCTGTGCTCGTCTCCATCATCGACTACCTCGACCCCAGCGGCAAAAAGTACCTGGAAGAAGAGCGCACCATGATCTTCACCGCGGGTGAAGGCACCCGAAGCATCGAGATGAAGCAGATCCTCCTCGCCACCGAAGGCCCCGTAAACTTCGAAGACAAAAAGGACGCCGGCCTCAGCATCCGCGTGCCCACCGAGATGGCAGTCGAGATCGAGAAAAACAAAAAAGGCAGCGGCCACATCATCAGCAGCGAAGGCCTGACCGACGCCGATGCCTGGGGCAAGCGCGCCAAGTGGTGCGACTACTACGGCACCGTGGGCGGAGAGAAGCTCGGCGTGGCCATGCTGAACCACCCCTCCAGCTTCCGCTTCCCCACTCCCTGGCACGTGCGCACCTACGGCCTTTTCACCGCCAATCCCTTCGGCACCAAGGCCTTGGACAAGAACGCCCCTGATGGCGCTTATGAGCTGAAAAAAGGTGAATACACCCTGCTGCGCCATCTCTTCTACTTCCACAAGGGAGACGAGAAGGAAGGCAAGGTCGCAGAGGCCTATGAAGCCTTCGCCAAGCAGTAA
- a CDS encoding TatD family hydrolase, with the protein MFFDTHTHLGSRQFDGDLPAVLERARAAGVSRMVAPATDLENARKLLALAENEPDVRVAVGIHPCDADTVSGDSWIDELRTLARHPKVCAIGEIGLDYFHAPPEGFALADWKAHQARVLTAQLELAAELKLNVILHNRESWEDLTALVLPFSDRLRGVFHCFTGTLEQAQPLLERGHLISFTGIVSFKNPGFMADTARAVPAGKYMLETDAPYLAPMPHRGKRCEPAYVADTARAIATLRGEPVEAVAADTTHTALEFFRGWN; encoded by the coding sequence ATGTTTTTCGACACGCACACCCACCTCGGCAGCAGACAGTTCGACGGCGACCTGCCCGCCGTGCTGGAGCGCGCACGCGCTGCAGGCGTCTCTCGCATGGTGGCTCCCGCCACGGATCTTGAAAACGCCCGCAAGCTGCTCGCCCTGGCCGAAAACGAACCCGATGTGCGAGTGGCTGTCGGCATTCATCCGTGTGATGCCGACACGGTCAGCGGCGACTCCTGGATCGACGAACTGCGCACGCTGGCCCGGCATCCCAAAGTCTGCGCCATCGGCGAGATCGGTCTCGATTACTTCCACGCCCCGCCCGAGGGCTTTGCCCTGGCCGACTGGAAAGCGCACCAGGCCCGGGTGCTCACTGCACAGCTCGAACTCGCAGCAGAACTGAAGCTGAACGTCATCCTGCACAATCGCGAAAGCTGGGAAGACCTCACCGCGCTCGTCCTGCCGTTCAGCGACCGCCTTCGCGGCGTCTTCCACTGTTTCACCGGCACGCTGGAACAGGCACAGCCCCTGCTGGAGCGCGGCCACCTCATCTCCTTCACCGGCATCGTCAGCTTTAAAAACCCGGGCTTCATGGCCGATACCGCACGCGCTGTTCCTGCCGGGAAATACATGCTCGAAACCGACGCGCCCTATCTGGCACCCATGCCGCACCGCGGCAAACGCTGCGAGCCCGCCTACGTGGCGGACACCGCCCGCGCCATCGCCACCCTGCGGGGCGAGCCGGTGGAAGCAGTGGCGGCAGACACCACCCACACGGCCCTCGAATTCTTCCGCGGCTGGAATTGA
- a CDS encoding MlaE family ABC transporter permease, whose translation MESRRWEDWLVFIGRAGIGMLAWLGQLTALMRELFIGLRSGVWRLKLVGQQIVAIGYGSQLVVVVTGAFTGAVFAFQSYAKFKEFGIETTVGAIVSVALCRELGPVLAGLMVAGRVGAAMAADIGTMKVTEQIDALRVMGVHPVDYLVLPRFLAMCISMPLLVAESISFGLMASYALIVYGFDVPGSWFWGHVVEHTEVLDVGIGMFKGWVFGIIITLISCHQGLGAENGAVGVGLGTTRAVVYSSLAILISNFFLTIALNYVSPLGSEP comes from the coding sequence ATGGAATCACGGCGCTGGGAGGATTGGCTGGTCTTCATTGGAAGGGCAGGCATCGGCATGCTGGCATGGCTGGGGCAGCTTACCGCGCTGATGCGTGAGCTGTTCATCGGGCTGCGCAGTGGTGTATGGCGGCTGAAGCTGGTGGGGCAGCAGATCGTGGCGATCGGTTATGGCTCGCAGCTGGTGGTGGTGGTGACGGGGGCTTTCACAGGGGCCGTGTTTGCCTTTCAATCGTATGCCAAGTTCAAGGAGTTTGGCATTGAAACGACTGTGGGAGCCATTGTCTCTGTGGCGCTCTGCCGGGAGCTGGGGCCCGTGCTGGCGGGGCTGATGGTGGCCGGGCGCGTGGGTGCAGCGATGGCGGCGGACATCGGCACGATGAAAGTGACCGAGCAGATCGACGCCCTGCGAGTGATGGGCGTGCATCCGGTGGACTATCTGGTGCTGCCGCGCTTTCTGGCCATGTGCATCTCCATGCCGCTGCTGGTGGCGGAGAGCATCTCCTTTGGGCTGATGGCCTCCTATGCCCTCATCGTATACGGCTTTGATGTGCCGGGCAGCTGGTTCTGGGGACACGTGGTGGAGCATACCGAGGTGCTGGATGTGGGCATCGGCATGTTCAAAGGCTGGGTGTTTGGCATCATCATCACACTCATCAGCTGCCATCAGGGGCTGGGGGCGGAGAATGGCGCGGTGGGCGTGGGCCTGGGGACGACGCGGGCAGTGGTGTACTCATCCCTGGCCATTCTGATCTCAAATTTCTTCCTGACGATCGCGCTGAACTACGTGTCGCCATTGGGGTCGGAGCCTTGA
- a CDS encoding alpha/beta hydrolase family protein — protein sequence MRLIVSVLSVFVLATSTSSAQLSASENSAVIPADIVRKEYKIAENGNQVWVYHSSTMKGGSIPCILIAAAGTRMFHGMALGDGDVPEHLPYVKAGFAVVAYSLSGPWPDDPVTDAGVIKAISSFIQSQGGLKDAAAALQLARAKHSFLSTSSVYAVGHSSAAVVALNLAQKLPSLRGCIAYAPATDLEKHYGAKVISQLDSGVPGFRRFVEENSPFRNAEQINCPTLLFNALDDSKIPPASINAYVERLQKAGKTVKHVEVSTGDHYDSMLNEGIPLGIQWIKTQEASGSKH from the coding sequence ATGAGACTTATTGTGTCTGTTCTTTCCGTTTTTGTCCTAGCAACATCGACATCGTCGGCCCAGTTATCGGCGTCCGAAAACAGTGCTGTTATTCCCGCGGACATCGTTCGGAAAGAATACAAGATCGCTGAGAACGGCAATCAGGTATGGGTCTATCATTCCTCCACCATGAAAGGGGGCTCCATTCCCTGCATCCTGATCGCAGCGGCTGGTACGCGCATGTTTCACGGAATGGCTCTGGGAGATGGCGATGTGCCCGAGCACCTGCCCTATGTGAAAGCAGGCTTTGCCGTCGTGGCCTACAGTCTGAGCGGCCCATGGCCTGATGATCCAGTTACCGATGCAGGTGTCATCAAAGCCATCTCTTCTTTCATTCAAAGCCAGGGCGGCCTCAAGGATGCCGCTGCGGCGCTGCAACTGGCCAGAGCAAAACATTCCTTTCTCAGCACCTCTTCAGTCTATGCCGTCGGCCATAGCTCCGCTGCTGTCGTGGCATTGAATCTCGCTCAAAAATTGCCCTCGCTGCGCGGCTGCATCGCCTACGCACCCGCAACCGATCTGGAGAAACACTACGGTGCCAAAGTCATCTCTCAACTCGACAGCGGCGTCCCAGGGTTTCGCAGATTTGTCGAGGAAAACTCACCGTTCCGTAATGCGGAGCAAATTAACTGTCCGACCCTGCTTTTCAATGCGCTGGATGATTCCAAGATCCCACCTGCCAGCATCAACGCCTATGTTGAACGTCTGCAGAAGGCAGGCAAGACAGTCAAGCATGTCGAAGTGTCCACCGGCGATCATTACGACTCCATGCTGAATGAGGGCATTCCGCTAGGCATTCAGTGGATCAAAACGCAAGAAGCCTCGGGCTCGAAACATTGA
- a CDS encoding MIP/aquaporin family protein → MSANLAEMLGTMILVLLGDGVVANVVLKQTKGNNAGWIVITAGWALAVAIAVYCVNSISGAHLNPAVTLGLAAIGKFSWAMVPGYITAQLVGGFLGGILVWLAYLPHWPATESAGDKLAVFSTGPAIRHTVGNVVCEVIGTAMLMLGILAILSPANLVPNSGFDKGLAPALVGLLVGSIGLSLGGPTGYSLNPARDLGPRIAHFVLPIPGKGDSDWGYAWIPVVGPIIGGVVGALVYKALWEAA, encoded by the coding sequence ATGTCTGCAAATCTTGCTGAAATGCTCGGTACGATGATTCTGGTGCTCCTGGGCGACGGTGTCGTCGCCAACGTGGTGCTCAAGCAAACCAAAGGCAACAATGCCGGCTGGATCGTGATCACCGCAGGCTGGGCATTGGCTGTGGCGATAGCGGTTTACTGCGTCAACTCCATCAGCGGTGCGCATTTGAATCCTGCGGTGACTCTCGGGCTGGCGGCCATTGGCAAATTCAGCTGGGCAATGGTTCCAGGGTACATCACCGCACAGCTGGTGGGTGGTTTCCTCGGCGGCATTCTCGTCTGGCTGGCCTACCTGCCACACTGGCCAGCAACAGAGTCTGCCGGGGACAAGCTGGCGGTCTTCAGCACCGGCCCTGCCATTCGCCATACGGTTGGAAATGTGGTCTGCGAAGTGATCGGCACCGCGATGCTGATGCTCGGCATCCTGGCCATCCTCTCTCCTGCCAATTTGGTGCCGAATTCCGGCTTCGACAAAGGCCTGGCCCCGGCGCTCGTCGGTCTGCTGGTGGGCTCGATTGGTCTTTCGCTCGGTGGCCCCACCGGCTATTCACTCAACCCCGCACGCGACCTCGGCCCGCGCATCGCCCACTTTGTGCTGCCCATTCCTGGCAAAGGCGATTCCGACTGGGGCTATGCCTGGATTCCAGTGGTGGGTCCGATCATTGGCGGAGTCGTCGGAGCGCTGGTTTATAAGGCGCTGTGGGAGGCTGCGTGA
- the ppk1 gene encoding polyphosphate kinase 1, protein MTSSSPNPEAPSAPPLRLTEEHFINRELSWLAFNSRVLDEAARPDLPVLERVKFLAITASNLDEFFMVRIGGLQLLREQGLRVRDNAGLTPTQQWDQVHQQATAFVARQYDILHQQLVPLMKEKGIRRLLPAELTPAQRTLLRAYFDEHIFPVLSPVVADDAGARSVIPALNIVLLCTVTGDDNGQTDKRHVLLPLPGNLPRHVPIPDPDSGQYLYVNLEDVVTLFIGEFFPAEKVSAPTRFRVSRNTDITVDDESAFDLASEMEQVLEQRLKSPAIRIEIETGASREHTRTIRELCGARTAQFYDIPGELDLRAYFQIAGISGFEELKVDPWESHLSTAITPGESIFDAIKRGDILLHHPYESFDPVLALVEEAAADPNVIAIKQILYRTAKNSRIISALIRAAQAGKHVTVLVELKARFDEARNLERANDLINAGAQIIYGVAGLKTHAKVCLVMRRESGHMTRYMHFGTGNYNEATSKLYTDVSLLTCRADYGADASAFFNTVTGRSRFVHFNKLSMAPYGLRERLLSLIRSETSRARKGEAAEIMLKMNALEDRQMIEALYEASQAGVKIRLNVRGICCLRPGVKGISENISVVSIIDRYLEHARIFWFRQGGKPAVFIASADFMNRNLSKRVELLTPIEDKEARKRLLHILEVHFADTARGRVLKSDGTWHLPQVVAAKKARSQDLFAREMAKRARQTNESPDVLVPHTPK, encoded by the coding sequence ATGACATCATCCTCGCCAAATCCTGAAGCACCATCCGCACCGCCGCTGCGCCTGACCGAGGAGCACTTCATCAACCGCGAGCTGAGCTGGCTGGCCTTCAACTCCCGTGTGCTGGACGAGGCTGCACGCCCGGACCTGCCCGTGCTGGAGCGCGTCAAATTCCTCGCCATCACCGCCTCGAATCTCGATGAGTTTTTCATGGTCCGCATCGGCGGCCTTCAGCTGCTGCGGGAGCAGGGCCTGCGCGTGCGTGACAATGCCGGCCTCACCCCCACCCAGCAGTGGGATCAGGTGCATCAGCAAGCCACCGCTTTTGTGGCACGGCAGTATGACATCCTGCATCAGCAGCTCGTTCCACTCATGAAGGAAAAGGGCATCCGCCGTCTCCTTCCCGCCGAACTCACCCCGGCTCAGCGCACCCTGCTGCGTGCGTATTTTGACGAGCATATCTTCCCCGTACTTTCCCCGGTGGTGGCTGACGACGCCGGCGCACGCTCGGTCATTCCGGCGCTGAACATCGTCCTCCTTTGCACTGTGACCGGAGACGACAATGGACAAACGGACAAGCGCCATGTGCTGCTGCCCCTGCCAGGCAATCTGCCGCGCCATGTACCCATACCTGACCCGGACAGCGGCCAGTACCTCTATGTGAATCTGGAGGATGTCGTGACGCTCTTCATTGGAGAGTTTTTCCCAGCGGAGAAAGTCTCCGCCCCGACCCGCTTCCGCGTCAGCCGCAACACGGACATCACCGTGGACGATGAGAGTGCCTTTGACCTCGCCAGCGAGATGGAGCAGGTGCTGGAGCAGCGGCTGAAGAGTCCCGCCATCCGCATCGAGATCGAAACCGGCGCCTCACGTGAGCACACCCGCACCATCCGCGAGCTCTGCGGCGCCCGAACTGCGCAGTTTTATGACATTCCAGGAGAGCTGGATCTGCGTGCCTATTTCCAGATCGCTGGAATCTCGGGCTTTGAAGAGCTCAAAGTTGACCCTTGGGAAAGCCACCTCAGCACAGCTATCACTCCCGGAGAGAGCATCTTCGACGCGATCAAGCGCGGCGACATCCTGCTGCATCACCCCTACGAGAGCTTTGATCCTGTGCTGGCCTTGGTGGAAGAGGCAGCAGCAGACCCGAACGTCATCGCCATCAAGCAGATCCTCTACCGCACGGCCAAAAACAGCCGCATCATCTCCGCTCTCATCCGCGCCGCGCAGGCGGGCAAGCACGTCACCGTGCTCGTGGAGCTGAAGGCCCGCTTCGACGAGGCCCGCAATCTCGAACGAGCGAACGACCTCATCAATGCAGGCGCGCAGATCATCTACGGCGTCGCTGGCCTGAAGACGCACGCCAAGGTCTGCCTCGTCATGCGCCGTGAATCCGGACACATGACGCGCTACATGCACTTCGGCACCGGCAACTACAACGAAGCCACCTCCAAGCTCTACACCGATGTGAGCCTGCTCACCTGTCGTGCTGACTACGGAGCTGATGCCTCGGCGTTTTTCAACACCGTCACGGGTCGCTCGCGCTTCGTACATTTCAACAAGCTCAGTATGGCCCCCTATGGCCTGCGCGAGCGCCTGCTCTCCCTGATCCGCAGCGAAACCTCCCGCGCCCGCAAAGGCGAGGCCGCTGAGATCATGCTCAAGATGAACGCGCTCGAAGACCGTCAGATGATCGAGGCGCTCTACGAAGCCTCGCAGGCAGGTGTGAAGATCCGCCTCAATGTTCGCGGCATCTGCTGCCTGCGCCCCGGCGTCAAAGGCATCAGCGAAAACATCAGCGTCGTCAGCATCATCGACCGCTATCTGGAGCACGCCCGCATCTTCTGGTTCCGCCAGGGGGGCAAGCCCGCTGTCTTCATCGCCAGCGCGGACTTCATGAACCGCAACCTCTCCAAGCGCGTCGAACTGCTGACCCCCATCGAGGACAAGGAGGCACGCAAACGCCTGCTGCACATTTTGGAGGTCCATTTTGCCGACACCGCCCGTGGCCGCGTGCTCAAATCCGACGGCACCTGGCATCTGCCTCAAGTCGTCGCCGCCAAAAAGGCCCGCTCACAGGATCTCTTTGCTCGCGAGATGGCCAAGCGCGCCCGTCAGACCAACGAGTCCCCGGACGTGCTCGTCCCGCACACGCCGAAGTAA